From the genome of Jannaschia sp. S6380:
TGCAATAGCAGTCGACCGTGCGGCCCGAGGGCGATGTCACTTCGGCCGCGGCCGGCAGCGCCGCGAAGCAGGCGATCAGCGCGAAACGTCTCATGTCCGTAACCTCCTGAACCGATCCTAGCAGATGCGCGGGCCTTGACCTAATGGCATCGGCCCCGCATCACGCGCCACATGACCGCCCCCGCCATCCCCGCCGAACGGCTCGACCAGATCCTCGCCCGGTTCGAGTACCTGGAGGCGCGGCTGAACGACGGCCCCCGCGCCGACCAGATCGCCGAGCTGACACGCGAATATTCCGAGCTCAGCGAGGTGGCGCGCATGATCCGCGCGTTCCGCGACCGCGACACCCAGATCGACGAGGCGCGGGCCATGCTGGACGATCCCGAGATGCGGGAGTTGGCCGAGGCCGAACTGCCCGCGCTGGAAGCGGCGCAGGCCCGCGGGACGGCCGACCTGCAGATCGCCTTGCTGCCGCGCGACGCCGCCGATGCCCGCCCCGCCATCCTGGAGATCCGCCCTGGCACGGGGGGCGAGGAAGCGGCCCTTTTCGCCGGCGACCTGGAGGCAATGTATCGCCGCTATGCCGAGGCGCGGGGCTGGCGCATGGAGATCGTCGAGCGGCAGGAAACCGACCTCGGCGGCATCAAGGAACTGGTCGCCCGGATCGAGGGCGAGAATGTTTTTGCCCGGCTCAAGTTCGAAAGCGGCGTGCACCGCGTCCAGCGCGTCCCCGCCACCGAGAGTGGCGGCCGCATCCACACCTCCGCCGCGACCGTCGCCGTGCTGCCCGAGGCGGAGGCCGTCGACATCGACATCCCCGCGACCGACATCCGCATCGACACGATGCGCGCCAGCGGGGCCGGGGGGCAGCACGTCAACACCACCGATTCGGCCGTGCGCATCACCCATTTGCCCACCGGGATCGTCGTGACCAGTTCCGAGAAGTCGCAGCACCGCAATCGCGAGATCGCGATGAACGTACTGCGCGCCCGCCTCTACGAGGCGGAACGCAGTGCCGCCGAGGCCGAGCGTTCGGCCAATCGCCGCGCCCAGGTCGGCTCGGGCGACCGCAGCGAGCGGATCCGGACCTACAACTTCCCGCAGGGGCGGATGACCGATCATCGCATCAACCTGACGCTCTACCGCCTCGACGCGATCATGCAGGGCGACCTGGACGAGGTGATCGACGCGCTGACCGCGGACCTGCGGGCGCAGTTGCTGGCCGAGATGGGGGCGTGACCGGGGTCGATGTCGCCCGGGCCGTCGCCGAGGCGCGACGGCGGCTGGATCGCGCGGGCGTCCCCGATCCGGGACGCGACGCACAGGCCCTTCTACTGGCGGTCGCCGGGCGCGAGGCGGCGGGCCAAGACACCATGTCGGGCCGTGTCGCCGCGGCCTACGACCGGGCCATCGCGCGACGCGAACGGCGGGAGCCGGTCTCCCACATCACGGGGCGCCGCGCGTTCTGGATGCACGAGTTCCGGGTCTCCGGCGACGTCCTCGACCCCCGCCCCGAGACCGAAGCCCTGATCGAGGCCGCGATCTCGGTCCCGGTGCGCCGCGTCCTAGATCTGGGCACGGGGTCCGGCTGCATCCTGTTGTCCATCCTGCACGAGGTCGCCGACGCGATCGGCGTGGGTACCGATATCAGTGCCGCCGCGCTCGACATGGCGGCACAGAACGCGGACGTGGTCGGCGTCGCGGACCGTGTGTCCTGGCATCGGTCGAACTGGCTGGCGGATGTGACGGGAACGTTCGACCTGATCGTGTCGAACCCACCCTACATCGCCACGTCCGAGATGGCCGACCTGGCGCCCGAGGTCCGGGAGTGGGAGCCGCGGATCGCGCTGACGCCCGGCGGCGACGGGCTGGACGCCTACCGCATCATAGCCCGCGATGCGCCGGCGCATCTGGTCCCCGGCGGCCGGCTGCTTCTGGAGATCGGGCATGCCCAGGCGGCCGAGGTTTCGGCCCTCCTCCGGGCAAGCGGGTTCGAGGCGGTTACCGTCCATCCGGATCTGGGCGGTCGCGACCGGGTCGTATCAGCGGAAAAATGCCGTATGGGGGCACGAATCTCCTTGTAACTCCGTCGCGTGGCACCCATAAGTTCCGGGCACCCAGCGGTTGACGTGGCCTTGGCCGCGCCCCCGGATGCGACGCCCGATCAATCCGGACCTGGATGACCCGCAACGCGGGCAGGGTCCCCGGCAGATACCAGCGGAATCCCCTACGCATGAGAAGCAGCAAGTCCCGTTCGCGGAACAAGAACCGCAACCGCAACCAGCAGGGCGGCGGCAATATCGTCAACCGCGTGTTCGACAGCTCCGGGCCCGAAGGCAAGGTGCGCGGCACGCCTGCGCAGATCATCGAGAAATACGGTCAGCTCGCCCGCGATGCGCAACTCTCCGGCGATCGTGTCGCCGTCGAGAACTTTCAGCAGCATTCCGAGCACTACACCCGCATGCTCGCCGCCGCGCAGAAGGAGATCGAGGCGCGCCAGCAACAGAACAACCAGAACAACCAGAACAACAATCAGCAGGGCAATCCCTCCGGCGGGCAGAACGCCAACCAGGGCGGCGGCCAGAACGACAACCGCCAGGGTGGCAATGACGGCCGTCAGAACGCCCCGTCGAACGAGGGCGACCGTGCGCAGAACGACCGTTCCGGCGGCAATCGCCGTCGCGGCGGCCGCGGCAACGACGAAGATCGCGCCGCGCCGGTCGACGTGATCGAGGCGCCCGAGGGCGATCCCGGCCCCGTCGAGACGCCCGAGGCGCAGGGCGAGGCGCCGAAGGCCGAAAAGCCCAAGCGGACGCGGACCCGCAAGAAGGCCCCCGCCCAGTCGGATGCAGGTGAGGATGCGCCCACGGCCACCTCCGAAAGCTAGGCGGCCAGCACCCGCGCCAGCGCGCACCAGCCTTCCAGCGGCACCTGTTCGGCCCGCGACGTCGGGTCCAACCCGGCCATACGCAACGATTCCTCGATATCGGACGACAGACCCTTCAGCGCGGCGCGCAGCATCTTGCGCCGCTGGTTGAACCCCTTCGCAACCACCCGCTGCAACACCGCCGGATCGGCCGGGAAACGCGGCGCGGGCAGGGCGGCCAGATGCACGACGGCCGAATTGACCTTGGGCGGCGGCGAAAACGCTTCGGGCGGCAAGGTCAGCGCGATCCGTGCATCGCACCGCCATTGGGCCAGCACGGCCAGTCGGCCATAGGTCTTCGAGCCGGGCGTGGCGACGATGCGCTCCGCCACCTCCTTCTGGAACATCAATGTCAGGCTGTCCCAGGGCGGCGGCCATGTGGCGGGCGTCAGCCAGCGCACCAGCAATTCCGTTCCGACATTGTAGGGCAGGTTGGCCACGACCCGCCACGGCGCATCCAGATGCGCGTTCGCGTCCACGACCAGCGCGTCGCCGCTCACGATCGTCAGCCGCCCCGGATAGGCGGCCGCGATCTGTTCCAATGCGGGCAGGCAGCGCGCGTCCTTCTCGACCGCCAGGACCCGCGCCGCGCCTTCGGCCAGCAGGCCGCGCGTCAGGCCGCCGGGGCCGGGCCCGACCTCCAGCACATGCGCGCCGGTCAGCGGGCCACCGACACGCGCGATCCGGGCCGTCAGGTTCAGGTCCAGCAGGAAGTTCTGACCCAGCGACTTTTTCGCGCGCAGGTCATGGGCCGCGATCACATCGCGCAGGGGCGGCAGGTCGTCGATCCGGCTCATGCCAGGGCCCGGTCGATGGCGGCGCGGGCCAGATCGCCGCGACCCGCCGTCAGCAGGACCAGCCCGCCCTCGGTCAGTGACAGCAAAAGGGCTGCCGCGCTGTCCGGGTCAGGTTCGCCCACAGGTATGCGCGGGCGGAGCCAGGCGTCGAAGGCATCCATCACCGACCTCGCCGCCACATGCTGCGCGCCGCTGCCCAACAGCTCCAGCCACAGCCGGAAATGCCCGGCCAGATCCGGCGCCTGCGTCATGTCGTGCAGTTGCCGGGCCAGTGCGTGCAGGTTCGGCTGGGGCTGCGGGGGCAGGGCCGCGTCCAGGCGTGCCAGCATGTCCTCCGCCAGATGCGCAACGACCGCACCCAGAAGGGCGTCCTTCGTGCCGAAATGATAGATCAGCATGCGATCGCTGGTTCCCGCGGCGCGCGCCATCGGGCGCAGACTGGCGCCGGCCATGCCTTCCGTCAGGAGGAACGCGGCAATCGGCGGAAGCAGCGTCTGAGGTGTGTGACGGCTCATACGAATGGACTGTAGCACACGCTACATTTTCGTGTTATGTAGCGTATGCTACATTCATGGAGATCTATCATGACCACGCTGGAATACATCGTCCTCGCCGCCCTCGTCCTGTTTCCCGTCGCGCTCCTCGCCGCTGTCGGCGGGCGCATCCCCGCTGGCCTCGCATCGGGCGCGGCGGCGGTTTTCGCGGGCTTCACGCTCTGGCCGTTGATCGCCAGCGGGCCGCTCGGCCTCTGGTCGGCGGTCACGGCCGGCGCTTGGGGCCCGCAGGTCCTGATCGACCTGGGCCTCGCCCTGTCGGTCGCGGTATTCTTGGCCGCGCCACGCGCCCGGGCCGCGGGGCTGCGTATCGCCCCGTGGGTCGTGTTCACCGCCTGCACCGGGTCGATCGGCCTGCTTGCCTTCCTCGCCCGGATCATCTGGCGCGAGCGGCAGCACGCCGGGCGGCCATTTCCCACGCCATCCTGAGTGCGGCCACCATCGATGTCGGGTCCGCGGTGCCGGTCCCGGCGATGTCGAAGGCGGTGCCGTGATCGGGCGAGGTGCGGATGTGCGGAAGCCCAAGCGTCACGTTGACCCCGCCGGCGAAGTCAATGGTCTTGATCGGGATAAGCGCCTGATCGTGATACATGGCCACCGCCGCGTCATAGCTCGCCCGCGCGCCTGCATGGAACATCGTGTCGGCGGGCAGGGGGCCGAAACAGCCCAGGTCGGGTGCCAAACGCGCGACCAGGTCGGCAATCCACGATACCTCCTCCCGCCCCATCGTGCCGCCTTCGCCGGCATGGGGGTTCAACCCGGCCACGGCGATGCGGGGCCGCGCGATGCCGAAATCGCGGCGCAGCCCAGCATGGGTGACGCGCAGGACCCGTTCCAACGCGTCGGACGTCAGGGCGGCCGGCACCTCCGACAGCGCGATGTGGATCGTGGCCGGCACGACACGCAGTTCGGGGCAGGCCAGCATCATCACCACGTCGACCCCGCCCGACAGCGCCGCCAGGTATTCGGTATGACCCGGATGGGGAAAATCCGCGCCGTCCTTCAGCGCCTTCTTGTGGATCGGCGCGGTGACCACCCCGGAGGCCCGGCCCTCGGTCGCCAGCGCCACCGCCCGCGCGATAGCCGAGATCACGCCGACGGCCTGGGCCGGGTCGGGCTGACCGGGGCGCGCCGGTCCGGGAATGTCGTGCGGCAGGATGCACAGCGTGTCCGCCGACGCCCGATCCGGCGCGTCGATCACACGGGTCGGTACGTCGAAACCGGCGAAATGGTCCGGGTTTCCGATCACGAAGAAGGGGATATCGGGGGCGATGGCGCGGGCCTTCGCCACGACTTCGGGGCCGATTCCGGCCGGCTCGCCGCAGGTGACCGCCAGGGGCGGGCCGTCAGCGGGTGATGATGGCATCGGCCCGCAATTCGTCGAGATACCCCTGCGCATAGCTGGTCAGACGCTGGTTCAGGATCTGCTGGCCCAGTGCCTGGAATGCCTCCTCCGACGGATTCGACACGCGCTCGCACATCATCACGAAGCGCAGATACCCGTCCCGCGTCAGAAGGGTCGACGCCTCGCCAGCGTCCAGCTTGGCCAATTCCTGCCGCAGGTCGGCGGGCAGATCGGATGGCTGTGCCACGCGTCGGGTCAACGTGCCCTCGGGCGCCCCCTTCGCCACGCCGTAAAGGTCGTCGCAGACGTCGACACGCGTCCGCAGGCGCGCCGCGGCCGACAGCGCCTCGGGCGTGCGCCCGCCGGGGATCAGGTATTCGGCATAGTCGATTGACGCCGCCTCGGACGCCGAGGCACCGCTTTCGTCCAGATCGCGCAGCAGGAACAAGCCGATGAAACCGCCCAGGTTGATCGGCTCCGACACCTCGCCGGGGGCAAGCGCCAGCACCTGGCTGGCAATCGGGGGCGCCAGGTCGGACAACGCGACCCAGTCGATCCGCCCGCCGGCGCGGGCGCTGTTCGACCGCGAGTAGGTGCGCGCCGCCCGTTCGAACGCGGCCTGGCCTTGGATCGTTTCGGACAGGCGCGCGGCAAGGGCCTGCGTCTCGGCCTGGTTTTCCGGCGTCAACGGAAGCGCGATCTCCGACAGGAGGACGCGCACGTCACCCGACCCGCCACGGGCCAGGGTCCGCGCCACTTCCGCTTCGGAGGGCCGCGCGCGCGGGCCGAACCGCTGCTGCACGAGGCGCCGCCAGTACAGGCCGTTCCGCACGAAGTCTCGGAACGTCTCCGGTGCGACGCCCGCCCGCTCCAGCGCCGTGATGAACTCATCCGGGGTCAGGTTCACGCGGGACGCGAATTCCACGAGCCCTTCGTCAAGCTCCTCGGGCGACAGCTCGACGCCGGCGTCGCGCGCCGCCTGGATCTGCAGGGTTTCGTCGATCAGCTTTTCCGTCACCGTCTCAGTATCGGCCCCGGGCGCGCGCAGCAGGCTGAAGAACAGCGCCCGCTGCTGGACCTGGAAATTGGTGATCGCCGTTCCGTTCACCGTGGCCGCGGCCGCGAACGGTTGCTGCGCCGCCGCCGGCGCGCCAAGCGCCCATAGCGCGACCAGGAATGTCGCCAGAATTCGTCTCATCGCCCGCCCCTTCAAATTCCGCAGCGCCGCCGCCTCTTGCGTCGATCGTCCGCCCCGAAGCCCGCCAGTTCCACGCCCAGGCCGAACTTGGTCGATGGTTCCAGGTCGTCATTCGAGGTGAAGCGCCGCTCCACGTCGAAATCGACCGTCACGCAATCGGACCGATAGGTCAGGCCGAGACCGGCGCGGCTGGCGTCGTTTGTCACGAAGTCATACCGCCAGTTCACCCGCCCCGTCCAGTCGACCCCGAGGTCGTAGGCCGCGTCCATCTCCCATTCGGACGTGTCCAGCGGTCGCCCGGCCTCGGCGTCGGATTCGAGCCAGGTGTAGCGCGTCTCGAGCGCGTGCCGGTCGCCGCGCCACCGCAGGATCGTCTCGGCCCGCGACACGTCCAGTGCGTCGTCGATCAGCGCGCGCTGCGTGAACTGGAACCGGTCCTCGAACCCGCCGCTGATGGCGATCAGCCAATCCGAGGCGGTGCCGTCCAGACCCGTTCCGTCGCGGAACTGGTCGAGATCGGCGTTTCGCCAAACACGGCCGACGGTGGCACCTGTCTGCCAGCCCGACGGATCGAACCGGGTATAGGTCACCCCGACATTCGCGCGGTTGCCCAGCTCGCGCCGGTCGCGGCCGGCAAAACGCGAGATGGCGAACAGGTTCCCCTCGTCGAATTCGGGCGTCAGGCTGTCTTCGTCGGGG
Proteins encoded in this window:
- the prfA gene encoding peptide chain release factor 1; translation: MTAPAIPAERLDQILARFEYLEARLNDGPRADQIAELTREYSELSEVARMIRAFRDRDTQIDEARAMLDDPEMRELAEAELPALEAAQARGTADLQIALLPRDAADARPAILEIRPGTGGEEAALFAGDLEAMYRRYAEARGWRMEIVERQETDLGGIKELVARIEGENVFARLKFESGVHRVQRVPATESGGRIHTSAATVAVLPEAEAVDIDIPATDIRIDTMRASGAGGQHVNTTDSAVRITHLPTGIVVTSSEKSQHRNREIAMNVLRARLYEAERSAAEAERSANRRAQVGSGDRSERIRTYNFPQGRMTDHRINLTLYRLDAIMQGDLDEVIDALTADLRAQLLAEMGA
- the prmC gene encoding peptide chain release factor N(5)-glutamine methyltransferase translates to MTGVDVARAVAEARRRLDRAGVPDPGRDAQALLLAVAGREAAGQDTMSGRVAAAYDRAIARRERREPVSHITGRRAFWMHEFRVSGDVLDPRPETEALIEAAISVPVRRVLDLGTGSGCILLSILHEVADAIGVGTDISAAALDMAAQNADVVGVADRVSWHRSNWLADVTGTFDLIVSNPPYIATSEMADLAPEVREWEPRIALTPGGDGLDAYRIIARDAPAHLVPGGRLLLEIGHAQAAEVSALLRASGFEAVTVHPDLGGRDRVVSAEKCRMGARISL
- a CDS encoding DUF4167 domain-containing protein; translated protein: MRSSKSRSRNKNRNRNQQGGGNIVNRVFDSSGPEGKVRGTPAQIIEKYGQLARDAQLSGDRVAVENFQQHSEHYTRMLAAAQKEIEARQQQNNQNNQNNNQQGNPSGGQNANQGGGQNDNRQGGNDGRQNAPSNEGDRAQNDRSGGNRRRGGRGNDEDRAAPVDVIEAPEGDPGPVETPEAQGEAPKAEKPKRTRTRKKAPAQSDAGEDAPTATSES
- the rsmA gene encoding 16S rRNA (adenine(1518)-N(6)/adenine(1519)-N(6))-dimethyltransferase RsmA produces the protein MSRIDDLPPLRDVIAAHDLRAKKSLGQNFLLDLNLTARIARVGGPLTGAHVLEVGPGPGGLTRGLLAEGAARVLAVEKDARCLPALEQIAAAYPGRLTIVSGDALVVDANAHLDAPWRVVANLPYNVGTELLVRWLTPATWPPPWDSLTLMFQKEVAERIVATPGSKTYGRLAVLAQWRCDARIALTLPPEAFSPPPKVNSAVVHLAALPAPRFPADPAVLQRVVAKGFNQRRKMLRAALKGLSSDIEESLRMAGLDPTSRAEQVPLEGWCALARVLAA
- a CDS encoding TetR/AcrR family transcriptional regulator, whose protein sequence is MAGASLRPMARAAGTSDRMLIYHFGTKDALLGAVVAHLAEDMLARLDAALPPQPQPNLHALARQLHDMTQAPDLAGHFRLWLELLGSGAQHVAARSVMDAFDAWLRPRIPVGEPDPDSAAALLLSLTEGGLVLLTAGRGDLARAAIDRALA
- the pdxA gene encoding 4-hydroxythreonine-4-phosphate dehydrogenase PdxA — protein: MPSSPADGPPLAVTCGEPAGIGPEVVAKARAIAPDIPFFVIGNPDHFAGFDVPTRVIDAPDRASADTLCILPHDIPGPARPGQPDPAQAVGVISAIARAVALATEGRASGVVTAPIHKKALKDGADFPHPGHTEYLAALSGGVDVVMMLACPELRVVPATIHIALSEVPAALTSDALERVLRVTHAGLRRDFGIARPRIAVAGLNPHAGEGGTMGREEVSWIADLVARLAPDLGCFGPLPADTMFHAGARASYDAAVAMYHDQALIPIKTIDFAGGVNVTLGLPHIRTSPDHGTAFDIAGTGTADPTSMVAALRMAWEMAARRAAARAR
- a CDS encoding peptidylprolyl isomerase, which produces MRRILATFLVALWALGAPAAAQQPFAAAATVNGTAITNFQVQQRALFFSLLRAPGADTETVTEKLIDETLQIQAARDAGVELSPEELDEGLVEFASRVNLTPDEFITALERAGVAPETFRDFVRNGLYWRRLVQQRFGPRARPSEAEVARTLARGGSGDVRVLLSEIALPLTPENQAETQALAARLSETIQGQAAFERAARTYSRSNSARAGGRIDWVALSDLAPPIASQVLALAPGEVSEPINLGGFIGLFLLRDLDESGASASEAASIDYAEYLIPGGRTPEALSAAARLRTRVDVCDDLYGVAKGAPEGTLTRRVAQPSDLPADLRQELAKLDAGEASTLLTRDGYLRFVMMCERVSNPSEEAFQALGQQILNQRLTSYAQGYLDELRADAIITR